In a genomic window of Mucilaginibacter sp. KACC 22063:
- a CDS encoding gluconate:H+ symporter: MALLTILLCLILLVLLVSWAKVNPFLAFLLVSVVAGLLLGIPAEKVTASVQKGMGDTMGSLIIIICLGAMLGKLIATSGAAQKIAGVLVNASGKKNMQWALVLAGFVVGIPLFYGIGFVLVVPLIFSIAYKYKINAVYIGLPMLAALSVTHGFLPPHPSPTALVNQFHANMGVTLVYGLIIAIPTIIIAGPLYARTLKNIHSEPLATFRPADIADEDLPNAFNSFFSALLPVVLLMLTTLYPHLNIQSPTLNKWMAFIGDPAIVMLISLIYATFSLGLSRGKKMGALSSIYVEALKDIAIILLIIAGSGAFKQVLVDSGVSTQIAAQLQTLNMHPLVMGWVIAAIIRISLGSSTVAGLTAAAIVAPIIGTQHVDPNLMVLSIGAGSLVLSHVNDSGFWMYKEYFNLSIKDTFRSWSAMETLVAILGLGGVMLLNLFIHR; encoded by the coding sequence ATGGCATTATTGACCATCCTGCTTTGTCTTATTTTGCTTGTACTGCTGGTAAGCTGGGCAAAAGTAAATCCCTTTCTTGCTTTTCTACTGGTATCTGTTGTAGCGGGGCTTTTATTAGGCATCCCGGCAGAAAAAGTAACCGCATCTGTGCAGAAGGGCATGGGTGACACGATGGGGTCGCTTATTATTATTATTTGCCTGGGCGCTATGCTGGGCAAGTTGATCGCAACAAGCGGGGCGGCACAGAAAATTGCAGGCGTATTGGTCAACGCAAGTGGAAAAAAGAACATGCAATGGGCGCTGGTACTGGCTGGCTTTGTGGTAGGTATCCCTTTGTTTTACGGTATAGGCTTTGTACTGGTAGTACCGCTCATCTTTTCAATTGCTTATAAATATAAAATCAATGCGGTTTATATAGGCCTGCCTATGCTGGCAGCGCTTTCTGTAACACATGGCTTTTTACCGCCGCATCCTTCGCCAACGGCATTGGTGAACCAGTTTCATGCTAATATGGGCGTTACTCTTGTTTACGGGCTGATCATTGCTATACCTACTATTATCATTGCCGGTCCGTTATATGCCCGCACTTTAAAAAATATCCATTCGGAGCCGTTGGCTACATTTCGCCCGGCAGATATTGCAGACGAGGACTTGCCAAACGCTTTCAATAGTTTTTTCAGCGCACTGTTGCCGGTTGTGCTGTTAATGCTCACAACATTATATCCGCACCTTAATATACAAAGTCCAACACTTAATAAATGGATGGCATTTATTGGCGACCCGGCAATAGTAATGCTGATCTCGCTTATCTATGCAACATTCAGCCTTGGCTTAAGCAGAGGTAAAAAAATGGGCGCATTGAGTAGTATATATGTTGAGGCGCTGAAAGATATCGCAATCATATTACTCATTATTGCCGGTTCTGGTGCATTTAAACAGGTACTTGTTGATAGCGGTGTAAGTACACAGATAGCAGCACAGTTGCAGACCCTTAATATGCATCCGCTGGTAATGGGTTGGGTTATCGCTGCTATTATCAGGATCAGCCTGGGCTCAAGTACTGTTGCCGGGCTTACAGCGGCGGCTATAGTAGCTCCAATAATAGGTACTCAGCATGTTGACCCCAATTTGATGGTGCTTTCTATAGGGGCTGGCAGCCTGGTACTGTCGCATGTCAACGACTCTGGTTTTTGGATGTATAAAGAATATTTTAATCTGAGTATTAAAGATACATTTCGGTCATGGTCGGCAATGGAAACCCTGGTAGCCATACTGGGTTTAGGTGGAGTAATGCTGCTGAATTTGTTTATACATAGGTAA